ACATAAATATGTGTCAgcttataaatatattttaaaataaagggGGTAAATTATAATACTTTGAGTGATTAACAGATCATTTTATACTTACTTTCCAAAGTGCAGAATTGAGCCATAGTCATAGGGCAGATCCAGAGTGTCAGTCCTGAACTTCTCAAAGTTTCTCAACCGATCTGTTGgaaaaattaattttctgttttgaaaATCGGTGCAGAAATACAGTTAAAGCTTTCATTCCCTTTCCACAATGCCAACCCCTGCACACTTTAAAATTACCTCTTGAAATATTTGGCCACATGATGGTGACATAGTTGTCCCGATCTAAGCGGGACTGCTCGTGCACAAAGCCCAGGGTGTGCATGAATTCATGGGAAACCACTCCAACCTGGACGCAGTTAGGGATCTGGAGAGACACAGTCTGCCTTCCACCACGCGCACCAAGGTAGGACCAGCAACTGGATTAACACATAAGAGGACAGAAGAGTAACTTCAAGTGGTGAATTcacagctggagaggaaacaaaacctgaatacattttacaaaaggaattttatggaatcaaactttCCACGCTTCAGCTCTCACCCTGACTTTGGCTGGATGTCGATGTAGTCTCTCTGGTGAGTCCGAGGAACAAAACGCACACAGGTACCTTGCTCTACGTTGGCCATTCCTGTCTTTATCAGCACTGTATCCATTTCATCTGTTCAGTTGTTTAACGGGGCGAGTAATTCATACATCATTAAAAAGAAGACTGTAATCCATTGCATGTACTTATGCCTCAAAAGCTAAAACAACATACTGTATTCAGGTGAGAGGTTATATGGAATGTAGACATGTCCATCCACTGATTTGGACCACAGGCAGCTCCGTGCAAAGCAGATTCTGGGGGGTCTTCCAGAGGAAACAGCAATATCTCCCTCTCTGAGGGTGGTGGTGCCATCGATGATTTGAGAAGCTGATGCAGAAATCAGATGAAAGTTTTTTAACAGCAAGTTGGGGAATCTCCAAAAGAAAAACCCTCAAGTAAAGTGTGTGCAACTTACCTTTAAGCTCGTTAGTTTTAATGATTTTATCCATTGCCGTTTCTTCATTGACCCCTCTCcattcttaaaaaagaaaaaaaaagttagtgaGGGATTGTGCAGTTTTACGTCAGTCACagtaataatttaaattaaatcgAAACTGAATGCACCTTTGTAGCCAGCGGGACCCCACTTTTGGTTGAACAAAAATTTCTGCAGAAAGCACAGACAAATTTATTTACAGCTCTGTTCATGAATTCATTAAATTCAGCGGTCCCAAGCACATTTACCTGAGCTTGCACAGCTGAGAGACAAATAGAAACCATGCAGAGGAGTATAATCCGCTCCATCTTTACCAGTCAGGTATGCCTTCAGTGTTACCATTTGACATGCACTAACACCTAGCTTTATATGTGTTCCCACTGCTGTCCTTAGATAATACCCATAATTACCTCAAGTAAATAACAGGGCTGGTGTTAGCTGTTTGTGAGTGAGCCTAATCTCCAAATTAGTTTGATTCTTTCATAAACAACATCTGCAACAGTGGCATAATGTGAGGTCTCACTGTGTATAATAACAGCTTAAAATCAATGACTAGCTTTAAATGAAATGGTTTTAATGTCTGGCAGAAATTTGGTACAATTTTAGGCTTTAGGTGTGTACATGAACCAAGAGTGCTGTTTTCTTTCTACTGAAACTAAGCTTACCATCAGTTCACGTGCAATGCATGAACGCAGCTAATTTTAAATCATTACTAAGTTGTGCAAAATTTTTGTTGACAACgtagaagaaataaaaactcTGACGCCCGAACAGGGACTTGAACCCTGGACCCTCAGATTAAAAGTCTGATGCTCTACCGACTGAGCTATCCGGGCTCTGCTAAGTCAGCCGGAAGCAGTATTTATAAAGAGGAAAAGTCGAGTTTCCATACCAGTAGGAATTCTTCCACGTGAAAATACCAGCATGACCGCATTTTCTGGCCATACATTTCTAACACAGGACGAAGTTTCTGCAGTAAGTCGACGCTGTTTTGTAAGCTAGCCTTCCTGCACATGACTAGCTACCTGGCAGCTACGTACACTGATGCTAAAGTTACTAATTATCAAGTAAACAACAGAAGTATTAACAAACTAAGATGCCAGTTCGTTAACAGAGCAGGTTTTGACTCTTGCCAGCAGGCTAGCTGTGAATTACGGCATGCAAACTTTGCAATTTGCAGGAGACGCAGGAGCAGGTTAATGAGCTGCGGCGTGCTATCGAAAAAACCACTCGTAAACTGGAGAAGGTCCAACAGAGAAGACTGCATACTGAAGAAGAGATAATTAAACGGTATCTCAATGTACACCACCCATTTACTTTAGTTTCCAATTAAACTGGGTGCCTGTCACGCTTAAAGTGTCCAAAAAACCTGACTTTGTCTCAACCCGTATAATGCTTCCTGTGATGTGATACCAGTTATCGTCGGTGGGTGCACTGAGGTGCACAACAGGCTGTTACTGTAGATTAATCGACCAGTCTATTTGGTACACCTCATGTCTTGAACTACTCCCTCATGCAATCTAATCTAAACGGCAAACTCAGTGCATTTGGGCATGTAATTCAAGTTTCAAGGTCAAGCTGAGCCGCAGAATGGGGAAGAGAGGTGATTTTGAACATGGCACAGCTGTTggtgagtatttcagaaactcctGACCTACTGGGAATTCGCTCCTCAGCCATTTCTAGGGTTTGCTGAGAATGgttaagaaaagagaaaatatccactgAGTTTTCTGGGTGAACATGTCTTGTCAAGGAAAATGGCCAGACTGTTTTAAGCTGACATCAGTAATTAAAATGACCAAGTATGCAGTAAtacatctctgaatgcacagtaTGTTGAACTGGAAGTAgaatgggctacagcagcagaagaccacactggatcccactcctgtcagctaagaacaggaaactgagaccACAGTTCACGTGGGCTCATCAAAAtcggacaacagaagattggaaaagcgttgcctggtctgatgagtcgccacttctgctgctgtaaacaacataaaagcatggatccattctTCCTTCGatcagtaaaaaaaattgttttcagGTAGATACTATCCAGACTTGCTTGGTAAGTAATCAGTGAAGTTTAGCTTTCCCCAGTCTTAACTTGGAGTGCTTATCCAAACTATTTAACATCTTTTCTTCCTCCAGGAATATTGTTGATGAACATAGAGACACATACAGGGATTTCCCTCATGTTGGTCTATTAGTGAACGACATTCATGAGCCAGCtggcgtttaaaaaaaaaaaagtttaattagtTTGTCTTGAATAAAGATTTATCTCTTGTATTAAtctgaaatacaaacacaccTCTAACTTGAATTCCAATGTAAGTTTTTCCAGTGAGGGACAGTAAAGGATATTTCTATTCTTAACTTAACTGATCACCTTCTGAAAGGTATAGTATTTTGTCCTTTAGTTGGGGTACAGTTAGTTAGGGTTTAGTTAGTTAGGGTTAGGTAATATTTCTACAGATGCTCTGGTTGTCAAAAGCAGTGGACAACTGTATGCTCATTCTGTTTTGGTTGCGCAAGCGAGCCTTTCTGGGAGAGTTCAGACAGTGACCATCTAATTGCTAACAGTGTCCTCATCCCAAAGCCCTTACACTGAACAATCAAtaattatttcaaaataataagttaacgtaaaaaagaaaaaattacctACTGCCCATTTAGATTTAGTCAAACAGTTAATTATGCATAACCAGGTGTGATGTTTGCCTTTGTTTCTAAATGTGTAGCCCTTACATAATGTATTCTGCTGTCTTTCGCAGTACGAGAGAAACTGAACGGAGAGTGGATTTAATGATGGAAAAAAGTGAAATCGTTAATGCACTGCAACAACTGGGTCATCTGCTGCAAAGTGAGATGGATCTCTTTGAACAACTAAATGGCCAAAGCTCTCCAGACAGGTATTCCGAAGTGCTGTGGGCAAAACCGAAGCAGACGTGACATGTGCAAACTTACAATATATATTTCAGGAGTGAAAGGCTCAGTTTGCAGGACCAGAGTGAGAGCGCCAGCATTAAGGCAAGCCAGCTTCTTGCTGAAATCCTGGAGGTGAAACAGCAGCTAGAAGAGGTTGAGGCTCGTTATTCGGCGGGTATGGGGATCACTCACAGAATACGTACAGAATTTACTGTATACAGACATGGACTGAAATgtgctcgctctctctctctctctctctctctctctctctctctctctctctctctctctctcaacagTTCAAGCTTTGCTCCCTGGGCCAACCTACAAGTTGGAGAGAAATCACACGCTGCAGTGACTTACAAACACTGTTATTTTAATAAGTACAATAAAGTGTATATAAGTGTTTTTAACagctaataaaatataaatttttatcttttaaatgtattttattgtttcttaAATAACAGTAAAGGGGATGATTCTGCAGTGACTATCTCCAAAGCTTCTCAGCTTCTCGTTACTCGGGTGCTTCACATAGTCACAAATGGTCGACCTTCTCTATGCAGTGATTAAATAAGATGACAAATATTGCAAAATGTTTATGCTTATCTCAGTTACAGTATGCAGATTAAAATTTCTAATGTCTCATGAGATTTCAGTGATGACAAAATTGACACACTGTCAGCCATTTGCAATATTTTGcaaaacaaaacctttattcCTTATTTTTCCCATTTCATCTAGTCTTCATTAAAACCCAAACATATCATGTCTGGATGACATGTTTCTTTCTTCCATCATAATCTAGCAAACTGATGAGGGTGTGGTTGGGTCAGTTTGAACTGCTGTAATCCTGGATGCATTGACAGCTTAACTTTCTGACCTGTGACTGCAAACAAAATTTAAGAAACTCAGACTTCCTACTTCATAACTAAGGTTTTGCAACCCCAAATTTTGTAGCTTACATAAATCCAGTGGGCAACTTACATAGCAGATACAaaatctttctgtttttcttaatatataaTACATTACTGTATGTTTGTTGCTCACAGAAAATCAACAAGGCAATCTTGGAGGCTTGTTTCCATGACTGGAAAAGTTTTTTCATCCATAGGTAATAAATTTAAGTTATTATCTCAAAAATTTGAGAATAACTTTAAAGTTATTTTCTCAGACGTTCGCTTTGGTAAcctgaaattttgacttatggatacaatttctttttcagtggCAGAAGCAAGCTTCCATGCAGTTACAAAACTGCAATGCTGGAAAAACTTTCACACTCTCCACATGCTCTCACTTATAGCAAACACATGTTCAATCCTAAGTTCCTTAGCTGGTTAAATGCACATGCTGATGACAGCTTCAGCAGCTGCAACCAGGCTGCCACAGCTGAGAGCAAGCTGCAAAATCATTCAACAGTCACACTATATGTTCTTCAGGAAATGCTGTCTATAAAAAAAACCAGACAGTGAAAggaattcttttctttttttgtactgagcaggatttttgtttttggttcagAAACAAGGGCTGACTCTTTGGGCTCACAAACAGCTCTttgtgttgtttacaccaaGCTCTGGTTGGCCCTAATATCCAGATTCTGCAGCAGAATTTTGATTATCCTGTACAAACTATTTTTAGTTTACTGTTCTTAGCACACCTTGGTTGTAACCAGTCATTATTTGAGTTATCATTGCTTTGCTATTAGCTTGAATCAATTTGGCGTTTCTCCTTTAACATCAGGTATCAGCAAGGCATTTTCTTACAGAAGACTGACGCTCACTGGATGGTTTTTGAAACGTATCTAGATGTAGTTGGtctcatgtgattggctgattaattATGATTATACATAGTCAATGATCGGTTCAAAATGTGTACCTAATACAGTGTCTGTAAGCGCCTTTTACCATTAATCAGGCAGATTAACTCAACTAACTGTTTTATGTAATTTAGAGTcaactttgtttgtttgtttattcttaAAACACAAACTAGCGTTTTAAGTTCCATCAGTACTTTTGTTTAAATACTGGTGGGCTCCGTTTGTAAACTATTAGTAATTATAAAGAAAACTTGTGTATAAACTGAATAAATAGTGTAATCTGTCATGTAAATGTCTGCAGTGATATATGCATGTTGCTGAAACGCGGTGAAAGCAGTTTGAAAGGAAAGATCGGCTAATTTACAACCTTTGGTCTTTGAACGCCACTCGCTGAAGCATTCATGACGCTCTTGGGCTTCCGTAGAAATGTCAGCGTAATCACATGTTACCCTAAGGTTGGCTCAGCTTTTTGTCAGTTCCTTTTATGGTAAGTCGTTTACTATTTTCACAGTAGTTCATTGTAACTTTTAGTAGTTGTAATGTCCTTAAAGTCCCGTTTAAGGAAGTGGACAGAGTCGGTGTTTTAAGTAGATTGTGGCTAAACGTGTCGTTCAAAGAGCACACACTTATGTTTACATTAGCAAAATTGGGTTAGCCTTGTAGATCATAACTGTCACTATAAATATAGGGCTTGAGGTTGTTGCCAGCTGCTCTTATGATTCGTGCAGGAGAGTAAGTGTTAATGATCTGGTTCAGTTAACTGTCGTGGATCTGCCCCAGCCAAACACTATTTTAGGGGATCGCCAGCTACAACTTAGAgcaggtttttctttctttctttccatgACAGATGAGATAAACCAACCAGCAAACGATGACTACCCGCAAAGACTGTCGCTCCATCTTTGATTTGTGCTTGAATGATGAGGCTTTTGGATTGAGAGAGGTGAACCCCGTCCTGAAGGAGGGTGTAATTATTGACCTCGCCTCAGATTGTATGTATGGAACACATAtgttgtggggaaaaaagatgCCCAGTTTATTCAGTCGTTGAATAAATGTCTTTATTTCACACAGGTGTGGAAAATAGAAGTGCAGAAGATGACAGGCGAGAAGGCGAGTCCAGCCTGGTTAGAGAGGTGTCTGAGAAGATGGTCTGCTCAGCCtgcagatgtccctttactaacCGCGAGGAGCAGGTAACCATACAGTACTCTACAATCTGTTCATGCATTGAGAACCGGTGCCTGAACACACACTTTGTGCTGCAGAGGGAACACTACAAGCTTGACTTGCATCGGTTCAACTTGAGACAAAAGATGGCCATGTTGCCGCCCCTCACAGCGGAGGAGTTTGAGAGGAAGACGGGTGCAGGTGAGGAAACTGGAGTAATACACATCTAAGATGGAGTTT
This is a stretch of genomic DNA from Pelmatolapia mariae isolate MD_Pm_ZW linkage group LG16_19, Pm_UMD_F_2, whole genome shotgun sequence. It encodes these proteins:
- the LOC134644780 gene encoding hatching enzyme 1.2-like isoform X1, which gives rise to MCRKASLQNSVDLLQKLRPVLEMYGQKMRSCWYFHVEEFLLKFLFNQKWGPAGYKEWRGVNEETAMDKIIKTNELKASQIIDGTTTLREGDIAVSSGRPPRICFARSCLWSKSVDGHVYIPYNLSPEYNEMDTVLIKTGMANVEQGTCVRFVPRTHQRDYIDIQPKSGCWSYLGARGGRQTVSLQIPNCVQVGVVSHEFMHTLGFVHEQSRLDRDNYVTIMWPNISRDRLRNFEKFRTDTLDLPYDYGSILHFGKYAYSQRGEATILPKDNNNIQLGQALSLSHIDRLKINRLYNCDDMDD
- the LOC134644780 gene encoding hatching enzyme 1.2-like isoform X2, producing the protein MERIILLCMVSICLSAVQAQKFLFNQKWGPAGYKEWRGVNEETAMDKIIKTNELKASQIIDGTTTLREGDIAVSSGRPPRICFARSCLWSKSVDGHVYIPYNLSPEYNEMDTVLIKTGMANVEQGTCVRFVPRTHQRDYIDIQPKSGCWSYLGARGGRQTVSLQIPNCVQVGVVSHEFMHTLGFVHEQSRLDRDNYVTIMWPNISRDRLRNFEKFRTDTLDLPYDYGSILHFGKYAYSQRGEATILPKDNNNIQLGQALSLSHIDRLKINRLYNCDDMDD